One region of Opitutales bacterium genomic DNA includes:
- a CDS encoding transposase, whose product MASLRHALRGAQAIQAGKGTLVSSASTLAYAQARGRLKTALIQDAHQRVLNALGAGETVSGFDGHRIHLVDSTTVAAADTPDTQKCFPQSSQCAPGCGFPLIRLTALFDLNTGAIETSSVTDQNTSEITAALCDLIPRVKVGEILVGDRAYSTYGICSQFQKNGAFFMMRTTDQRVKHYTNLEPNESGDRLVKLRRPQNRNEVWTQQKWARIPAFVPNIAFENDSGPAWADAARFKDLREKVVEAFQGRFVTEAGWVACGSQTSYVLAIHFDLLKPEQIAEAGRKLVEDIENRGMHLATGFVGTPYLLDALEKTGHLEVAYALLEQTTFPSWLFPVTNGATTVWELWDSWTPDKGFSSTGMNSFNHYAFGAVADWIVRSVGGIDLVEAEPGYATVVIRPRPGGSITWAETSFQSERGEISVKWSLASDGQALDLAVMIPENVTPRLDLPAEWVRAPVLKTGFNEFTLQRN is encoded by the coding sequence ATGGCGAGCCTGCGTCATGCTTTGCGTGGTGCTCAGGCGATACAAGCCGGTAAAGGCACTTTGGTGTCTTCTGCATCGACATTGGCCTACGCTCAAGCGCGGGGGCGCCTGAAGACCGCACTCATTCAAGATGCCCATCAGCGCGTGCTCAATGCGCTCGGAGCGGGCGAGACCGTGTCTGGCTTTGATGGACATCGCATTCATTTGGTGGACTCAACCACGGTTGCTGCTGCTGATACCCCTGATACTCAAAAGTGTTTTCCTCAGAGTAGTCAGTGTGCACCAGGCTGCGGCTTTCCGCTCATACGCCTCACTGCTTTATTCGATCTGAACACCGGAGCGATCGAAACGAGTTCTGTCACAGACCAAAACACGAGCGAGATTACAGCAGCACTCTGCGATTTAATCCCACGAGTAAAGGTAGGCGAGATCTTGGTTGGAGACCGCGCATATAGCACCTACGGCATCTGCTCGCAGTTTCAAAAAAATGGGGCTTTCTTTATGATGCGCACCACAGACCAGCGCGTTAAGCACTACACGAATCTGGAACCCAATGAGTCTGGAGATCGGCTCGTGAAGCTCCGGCGACCTCAGAACCGGAACGAGGTCTGGACGCAGCAAAAATGGGCGCGTATACCCGCTTTTGTCCCTAATATCGCCTTCGAAAACGACTCGGGTCCGGCCTGGGCGGATGCTGCTCGCTTCAAGGACCTCCGAGAAAAGGTGGTCGAAGCTTTTCAGGGCCGCTTTGTCACGGAAGCAGGCTGGGTCGCGTGCGGCTCTCAGACGAGTTATGTGCTAGCGATTCACTTCGATCTTCTGAAGCCAGAACAAATCGCTGAGGCGGGGAGGAAGCTGGTTGAGGATATTGAAAATCGCGGCATGCACCTGGCAACAGGCTTTGTCGGGACGCCCTATCTTTTGGATGCTCTCGAAAAGACCGGGCACTTAGAAGTCGCCTATGCCTTGCTCGAACAGACTACTTTCCCCTCGTGGCTCTTCCCGGTGACCAATGGGGCGACAACAGTCTGGGAGCTTTGGGATAGTTGGACACCAGATAAAGGATTTAGCTCTACAGGGATGAACTCATTTAATCACTATGCGTTTGGTGCGGTGGCAGACTGGATTGTGCGCTCTGTGGGAGGGATTGATCTGGTTGAGGCTGAGCCCGGCTACGCCACTGTTGTCATTCGGCCGCGGCCCGGTGGGTCGATCACATGGGCTGAGACTTCGTTCCAGAGCGAGCGGGGAGAGATCAGCGTGAAATGGTCGCTCGCTTCGGACGGTCAGGCCCTCGACTTGGCTGTGATGATCCCAGAGAACGTCACGCCTCGCCTAGATTTGCCAGCGGAATGGGTTAGGGCGCCTGTTCTAAAGACGGGTTTCAACGAATTTACTCTGCAGCGGAATTAG
- a CDS encoding AI-2E family transporter, with product MDSFFTPLQKRIITFALTALAAAAIAIVLYLTFMLMRDFLINFQGVLLPLVIAAIIANLLRPLIRLIDDKTRLNQQQSIIVFYSLVLLCLTTLGFLIIPLFIREIGQLLRESPEIFGNFLAFIQERFPDLWSWLNEKIQSNGGSKDLISEAISKNSEAIREYVLQAGNILGGVGSSFGSMLGSLAAYSVIPIYLFFILDSRRDVWGDVDSQITFLPKERREDVVFLVKQFSEILVAFFRGQIVIGLILGVILAIGLSLIGLKFGFVIGLAVGLMNIVPYLGMVIGLGTMLPLAYFQDGGGMALLGMAAGVFILGQIITDYVLTPRIMGNQTGMSSMLIVFSVFFWGTALQGIMGMVLAIPLTAFFLVFWRLARAKYIPEFFDSHGARETPPNSAAE from the coding sequence ATGGACAGCTTTTTCACCCCACTTCAGAAGCGCATCATCACGTTTGCCCTTACCGCACTTGCCGCTGCCGCAATAGCCATCGTCCTCTATCTCACCTTCATGTTGATGAGAGACTTCCTCATCAACTTCCAGGGCGTGCTCCTACCTCTCGTCATTGCTGCCATTATCGCAAACCTCCTAAGGCCCCTCATCCGACTCATCGACGACAAAACCCGACTCAATCAGCAACAATCGATCATTGTTTTTTACTCATTGGTTTTATTATGCCTAACCACTCTGGGCTTTTTGATCATCCCACTCTTCATCCGCGAAATTGGACAGCTATTACGCGAATCTCCTGAGATCTTTGGTAATTTTCTGGCGTTCATCCAGGAGCGCTTCCCCGACTTGTGGTCCTGGCTCAATGAAAAAATCCAGAGTAACGGAGGCTCGAAAGATCTCATCTCCGAAGCCATCTCAAAAAACTCCGAAGCCATTCGTGAATACGTGCTCCAGGCAGGCAACATCCTTGGAGGCGTGGGTAGTTCCTTCGGCTCCATGCTGGGATCTCTCGCAGCCTACTCTGTGATTCCCATCTACCTATTTTTCATATTGGACAGTCGGCGTGACGTTTGGGGAGATGTAGATTCTCAGATCACCTTTCTTCCCAAAGAGCGCAGGGAGGATGTGGTGTTCTTGGTGAAGCAGTTTTCAGAAATCCTCGTTGCGTTCTTCCGCGGCCAGATCGTCATCGGGTTGATTCTCGGCGTAATCCTCGCCATCGGCTTATCACTGATTGGTCTCAAGTTCGGTTTCGTTATTGGACTCGCCGTGGGGCTCATGAATATTGTCCCCTATCTGGGCATGGTCATCGGCCTGGGCACGATGCTCCCTTTAGCTTACTTCCAAGACGGAGGTGGCATGGCCTTGCTTGGCATGGCTGCCGGCGTGTTTATTTTAGGTCAAATCATCACCGACTACGTGCTGACTCCACGCATCATGGGCAACCAGACTGGGATGTCTTCCATGCTGATTGTATTCTCGGTCTTCTTCTGGGGAACAGCACTGCAGGGGATCATGGGAATGGTCCTAGCCATCCCACTCACCGCATTTTTCTTAGTCTTCTGGCGGCTGGCTCGCGCTAAGTATATCCCAGAATTCTTCGATAGCCACGGAGCACGCGAGACACCTCCTAATTCCGCTGCAGAGTAA
- a CDS encoding substrate-binding domain-containing protein — MRRIILLLGSYDYSLHRGVVNFAREQNWHLDLSLLKKLELPKNYKADGILCLLTDNEALEAFVKDASLPTVDLSVWRSDLPLHRVTADNYAIGKLGAEHLMQQGHSRFLFYTSVSNRVSDLRWQGFHETLKQHGLKSRRLVEANDEDLSLELDATSKPLAVMGNSDLDASEVASICDALELAIPQSVSILGVDNNLLICECQSAPLSSVDFDFENIGYEGAKRLHELIEDTNPESLTHRMIEPGGIIVRKSTDALAVQDTIVREAIAFIQNNLHRSIGTPEICTALNVARRTLEIRFKAAVQMTIRSLINKLRMERAEQALTQSDVPIEDISAELGFCNAAHFSRSFKAHCGISPSRFRSQNSEN, encoded by the coding sequence ATGCGCCGCATTATTCTTCTCCTCGGATCTTATGATTATTCTTTGCATCGAGGCGTTGTGAATTTCGCCCGTGAGCAAAACTGGCACTTAGATCTGTCGCTTCTAAAAAAACTCGAGCTTCCCAAAAACTACAAGGCAGACGGTATACTCTGTCTATTAACAGACAACGAAGCCCTAGAGGCCTTTGTCAAAGATGCAAGTTTACCTACGGTCGACCTATCTGTCTGGCGCAGTGACTTACCCTTGCATCGCGTCACCGCAGACAACTACGCGATCGGTAAACTAGGCGCGGAACACCTTATGCAACAAGGCCACAGCAGGTTTCTATTTTATACCAGTGTCAGCAATCGAGTCTCAGACCTCCGTTGGCAGGGATTTCACGAGACACTGAAACAACATGGCCTAAAATCCAGGCGACTCGTCGAAGCCAATGACGAAGATCTCTCCCTGGAGCTCGACGCAACATCCAAGCCCCTAGCGGTCATGGGAAACAGCGATCTAGATGCATCAGAGGTGGCCTCGATCTGCGACGCCCTCGAACTCGCCATTCCGCAATCAGTCTCCATCCTCGGCGTGGATAACAACCTCTTGATCTGCGAATGCCAGTCTGCCCCACTTTCGAGCGTAGACTTCGATTTTGAAAACATCGGCTACGAAGGTGCCAAACGTCTCCATGAACTCATTGAAGACACAAATCCTGAATCGCTAACCCATCGCATGATCGAGCCCGGTGGCATCATTGTCCGCAAAAGTACAGATGCGCTCGCTGTGCAGGATACAATCGTACGCGAGGCCATCGCTTTCATTCAAAATAATCTACACCGCTCGATTGGAACACCGGAAATCTGCACTGCTCTAAATGTCGCGAGGCGTACATTGGAAATCCGATTCAAAGCTGCAGTTCAAATGACGATTCGATCGCTCATCAACAAACTGCGCATGGAGCGAGCAGAACAAGCACTCACTCAAAGTGACGTGCCGATCGAGGACATCAGCGCTGAACTGGGTTTTTGCAATGCCGCTCACTTCAGTCGGAGTTTCAAAGCGCACTGTGGCATCAGCCCGTCTCGCTTCCGCTCTCAAAATTCGGAAAATTAG
- a CDS encoding transglutaminase family protein, which yields MSLFAAINHVTHYKYIQPTTLGAQTVRLRPAPHSKTAVKSYSLKIEPEQHFINWQQDPQGNHLARIVFPEKVNEFRIEVDLVAELSVFNPFDFFLEDYAERMPFHYPQEQIEELQPYLNPPVDIGHRFKYLVSNIETDKKKTIDFLVELNSKIQDEIQYNIRMEPGVQTPEATLESRTGSCRDSAWLMVNILRSIGLAARFVSGYLIQLKPDEVALDGPAGTDHDFTDLHAWAEVYLPGAGWIGLDATSGLLTGEGHIPLACTPSPVTAAPISGALQQVETEFYFDMSVQRIKELPRATFPYSDDAWQRLLALGDQVDSRLESGDVRLTMGGEPTFVSIDDQEGEEWNTSAVGPQKRPLSEQLLKRMADRHADGYFLHHGQGKWYPGESLPRWAFSCFWRKDGVPLWKDPSLLADVETDYGFGIEHAEEFVRHLSESLGVEADHALPAYEDIWYYIWKERKLPSNVDPLDSKLEDPEERTRLAEVFEKGLETPRGWVLPVQRQYQQSKPIWVSGGWHLRQENLYLIPGDSPVGLRLPLESQPWVSTADYPYVVNPDPTTIDTSPLPDFENRYKEYHQRALDYQLTQKRSKGDFGPQSQSLDSGSTEAAREQRAPEPGESAGWIVRTALCIEPKGGKLFVFMPPLPTAEDYFDLLNAIEATASALNMPIVLEGERPPFDPRVEHFKITPDPGVIEVNINPAGSWRELVERTTSIYEDARLCRLGTNKFMIDGRHTGTGGGNHIVMGGSQPANSPFLRRPDLLRSMVAYWHQHPSLSYLFSGLFIGPTSQAPRIDEARMDSLYEMEIAFKEVEQLGADPQFWMIDRIFRNLLIDVTGNTHRAEFCIDKLYSPDSSTGRLGLVELRGFEMPPHARMSLAQQLIIRGLIAKFWEKPFLPNRLTRWGNQLHDKWMLPHFIWKDFLEVINDLRSDGLEFETDWFFAHKEFRFPFYGEFHFEGIHVELRNALEPWHVMGEEGASGGTVRYVDSSVERLQVLADGINGDRYILTCNGKKIPMKPTGQGDQLVGGVRYRAWQPSQCLHPTIPVDTPLTLDLIDTWNGRSVAGCTYHVGHPGGRNYDTFPVNSYEAESRRLSRFQPFGHSPGEAQEIPNEPALDEFPYTLDLRRF from the coding sequence ATGTCTCTTTTCGCCGCGATCAATCACGTCACGCACTATAAATACATCCAACCGACTACACTGGGTGCCCAAACTGTCCGACTGCGCCCGGCACCTCACAGCAAAACCGCAGTCAAGAGCTATTCGCTCAAAATTGAGCCTGAGCAGCACTTCATAAATTGGCAGCAAGACCCTCAGGGGAACCATCTAGCCCGGATCGTATTTCCTGAAAAGGTCAACGAGTTTCGAATCGAGGTCGATCTCGTCGCGGAGCTCTCCGTGTTCAATCCCTTCGACTTTTTCCTGGAGGATTACGCTGAGCGCATGCCGTTTCACTACCCTCAGGAGCAGATTGAGGAGCTACAGCCTTACTTAAATCCACCGGTAGATATCGGCCACCGCTTTAAGTATTTGGTCAGCAACATAGAGACGGACAAAAAGAAGACGATCGATTTCCTAGTTGAACTGAACAGCAAGATTCAGGACGAAATACAATATAACATACGCATGGAACCGGGCGTACAGACACCAGAAGCGACGCTCGAAAGCCGCACCGGAAGCTGTCGAGACTCAGCCTGGCTTATGGTGAATATTTTGCGCTCTATCGGGCTCGCGGCGCGCTTTGTATCTGGATACCTGATCCAGCTTAAGCCCGACGAAGTGGCACTCGATGGGCCCGCAGGCACGGACCATGACTTCACTGATCTGCATGCGTGGGCAGAAGTATATCTTCCTGGCGCAGGCTGGATTGGCCTCGATGCTACGTCAGGGCTGCTCACTGGAGAGGGACATATTCCCCTGGCCTGCACCCCGTCGCCCGTTACAGCAGCACCGATCTCTGGCGCCTTACAACAGGTCGAGACAGAATTTTATTTCGACATGTCTGTGCAGCGCATCAAGGAGCTTCCAAGGGCTACCTTTCCCTACTCCGATGATGCCTGGCAGCGCCTCCTAGCCCTGGGCGATCAAGTCGATTCCCGTCTCGAGTCTGGCGATGTGCGCCTTACCATGGGAGGTGAACCTACCTTTGTTTCGATCGACGATCAAGAAGGTGAAGAATGGAACACATCCGCGGTCGGACCGCAAAAGAGGCCGCTATCCGAGCAACTGCTCAAACGCATGGCTGACCGTCATGCTGATGGGTATTTCCTTCATCACGGCCAAGGCAAATGGTATCCCGGCGAGTCCCTACCCCGCTGGGCATTTTCGTGCTTTTGGAGAAAAGATGGGGTGCCGCTGTGGAAAGATCCGAGCCTTTTAGCTGATGTTGAGACAGACTACGGATTCGGGATCGAGCATGCTGAGGAATTCGTGCGTCATCTTTCGGAATCCCTAGGAGTTGAGGCTGACCACGCCCTCCCTGCTTACGAGGATATCTGGTATTACATCTGGAAGGAGAGAAAACTCCCCAGCAATGTCGATCCGCTTGACAGTAAATTGGAGGACCCAGAAGAGCGCACTCGGCTCGCTGAAGTCTTTGAAAAAGGCCTAGAAACACCGCGCGGCTGGGTCCTGCCTGTCCAAAGGCAATATCAACAAAGCAAACCAATTTGGGTGAGCGGAGGCTGGCACCTCAGACAGGAGAATCTGTATCTCATACCAGGTGATTCCCCAGTCGGCTTGCGCCTTCCTCTAGAATCCCAGCCTTGGGTCAGCACCGCTGATTATCCTTACGTAGTTAATCCGGACCCCACCACCATCGATACCTCACCGCTGCCCGATTTCGAGAATCGCTACAAAGAATATCATCAGCGTGCGCTCGACTATCAGTTGACTCAAAAACGGAGCAAGGGCGACTTCGGACCTCAGTCACAGTCACTTGATTCAGGATCGACCGAAGCGGCCCGTGAACAAAGGGCACCCGAACCGGGCGAATCCGCAGGCTGGATTGTCCGCACCGCACTATGCATCGAGCCCAAAGGAGGTAAGCTTTTTGTCTTCATGCCTCCCCTTCCCACCGCGGAAGACTACTTCGACCTACTGAACGCAATCGAGGCCACTGCCTCAGCGCTGAACATGCCGATTGTTCTCGAAGGGGAACGTCCTCCCTTCGATCCACGGGTTGAGCATTTTAAAATCACCCCCGACCCTGGAGTCATCGAAGTCAATATCAACCCAGCAGGCTCTTGGCGTGAACTTGTTGAGCGCACCACCTCCATTTACGAAGACGCTCGGCTGTGTCGCCTGGGAACCAACAAGTTTATGATCGATGGTCGCCATACCGGCACAGGGGGTGGCAACCATATCGTGATGGGCGGCAGCCAGCCCGCCAACAGTCCCTTTTTGAGGCGTCCAGACCTGCTCCGTAGTATGGTCGCTTACTGGCATCAGCACCCGTCTCTATCGTATTTATTCAGCGGATTGTTCATTGGCCCAACCAGCCAAGCCCCTCGCATCGACGAGGCGCGTATGGATTCGTTGTATGAAATGGAGATCGCGTTCAAAGAAGTCGAGCAACTCGGCGCTGATCCCCAGTTTTGGATGATTGATCGTATTTTCCGCAATCTCCTCATTGATGTCACAGGCAACACCCATCGTGCGGAATTCTGCATCGACAAGCTCTACTCGCCGGACAGCTCGACAGGGCGTCTCGGACTTGTCGAACTCAGGGGTTTTGAAATGCCTCCGCACGCGCGAATGAGCCTCGCCCAACAACTCATTATTCGTGGACTCATCGCAAAGTTTTGGGAAAAGCCCTTCCTCCCGAATCGCCTGACTCGCTGGGGCAACCAGCTCCATGATAAATGGATGCTCCCACACTTTATATGGAAAGATTTCTTAGAGGTCATTAATGACCTCAGGTCGGACGGTCTAGAATTCGAAACGGACTGGTTTTTCGCGCACAAGGAATTTCGCTTCCCCTTTTATGGTGAATTTCATTTTGAGGGTATCCATGTTGAACTACGTAATGCCTTGGAGCCCTGGCATGTCATGGGTGAAGAGGGCGCTTCAGGCGGCACAGTGCGCTACGTAGATTCTTCGGTGGAACGCCTTCAAGTGCTCGCCGATGGGATCAATGGCGATCGCTACATCCTGACCTGCAATGGTAAGAAGATCCCCATGAAACCAACAGGGCAAGGCGATCAGCTCGTTGGCGGTGTGCGCTACCGTGCCTGGCAGCCGTCCCAGTGCCTCCACCCGACCATACCCGTGGATACGCCGCTTACGCTCGATCTGATTGATACTTGGAATGGCCGCTCTGTCGCCGGATGCACCTATCATGTTGGGCACCCAGGTGGCCGCAACTATGACACTTTTCCCGTGAACAGCTACGAAGCGGAGTCGCGACGCCTAAGCCGTTTCCAACCCTTCGGTCACTCCCCCGGGGAGGCACAAGAAATACCCAACGAGCCTGCTTTAGACGAGTTTCCCTACACGCTAGATCTGCGTCGTTTCTAA
- a CDS encoding glycosyltransferase produces MDIYSTIIWSLYCFLCLTLMVYGLNSYSMVALFMRGRRRALNADLEREVRFDKEVSEEDLPVVLTQIPLYNEANVAERVIRAVAEIDYPLSKHQIQVLDDSNDETVQIVDDLTAQLNADGHWIDVVRRPTREGFKAGALQYGLNQSDAAFVAIFDSDFVPTPDFLRKSLPHLMLQKEVGLVQARWGHINAQQSWLTRALAIGIDAHFLIEQGARSWNGLFLNFNGTAGVWRRQAIDDAGGWESDTLTEDMDLSYRAQIAGWRMHYVMDLVAPAEIPATFTALKSQQFRWAKGSIQTALKILPRVWSSEASLWKKLQSVFHLTHYFIHFAMMAMALISIPVIFAIIPTWGSTIWVFAAPPIILATLGPSLGCVISQKASERRSLRYAFKNLPALILVGFGISISNSRAVYEALIGKQSSFIRTPKSGTQRKKGYRLRKGMQPWIETLIGAYCLVAVALAIYFGNYGVIPFAIIYFVSYITIGLSSLNESTSH; encoded by the coding sequence ATGGATATATATTCAACCATCATCTGGTCACTCTATTGCTTTTTGTGTCTGACTCTCATGGTCTACGGCTTGAATAGCTACTCGATGGTCGCACTTTTCATGCGCGGGCGCAGGCGAGCTCTAAACGCGGATCTGGAACGAGAGGTAAGATTCGATAAAGAGGTTTCTGAGGAAGACCTCCCCGTAGTCTTAACTCAAATCCCGCTCTACAACGAAGCTAATGTCGCTGAACGCGTGATACGGGCGGTCGCAGAAATCGACTATCCTTTATCTAAGCACCAGATCCAAGTTTTGGATGACTCAAATGACGAAACGGTACAAATCGTAGACGATCTCACAGCTCAACTCAACGCAGATGGACACTGGATCGACGTAGTGCGACGCCCTACTCGCGAAGGGTTTAAGGCCGGCGCTTTGCAATATGGCCTCAATCAGAGTGATGCAGCATTCGTTGCGATATTTGACAGTGATTTTGTCCCCACGCCGGATTTTCTAAGAAAGTCTCTACCGCACTTGATGCTACAAAAGGAGGTCGGACTCGTCCAAGCGCGCTGGGGCCATATAAATGCCCAGCAATCTTGGCTTACTCGAGCGCTGGCCATCGGGATTGATGCTCACTTTTTAATCGAGCAGGGGGCTCGCTCCTGGAATGGCCTCTTTTTAAACTTTAATGGTACCGCAGGCGTCTGGCGAAGACAGGCGATAGACGATGCAGGGGGATGGGAATCCGATACACTCACAGAGGATATGGATCTTAGCTACCGCGCCCAGATTGCGGGATGGCGGATGCATTATGTCATGGACTTGGTCGCACCCGCGGAGATTCCTGCCACATTTACAGCGCTGAAAAGTCAGCAGTTCCGCTGGGCGAAGGGCTCTATTCAGACTGCATTAAAAATATTACCCCGCGTTTGGTCATCAGAGGCTAGTCTTTGGAAAAAGCTACAGTCGGTATTTCATCTCACGCACTATTTTATCCACTTTGCGATGATGGCAATGGCGCTCATTTCTATTCCTGTGATTTTCGCGATTATCCCGACCTGGGGGAGTACTATTTGGGTATTCGCTGCTCCACCGATCATTTTAGCAACCCTTGGACCGAGCCTGGGCTGTGTGATTTCTCAAAAGGCTTCTGAGCGAAGGAGTCTGCGCTATGCATTCAAGAATTTGCCAGCTTTGATCCTGGTAGGCTTTGGCATTTCGATATCCAACTCCCGCGCAGTGTATGAAGCATTGATTGGGAAACAGTCATCTTTTATCCGCACGCCTAAGTCTGGCACGCAAAGAAAAAAGGGATATCGCCTACGGAAAGGGATGCAGCCATGGATTGAGACATTGATCGGAGCGTATTGTTTGGTCGCCGTTGCTTTGGCAATCTACTTCGGAAACTACGGAGTCATCCCTTTCGCGATAATTTACTTTGTCAGTTACATCACGATCGGATTAAGCAGTCTTAACGAAAGTACTTCGCACTGA